From one Alicyclobacillus acidocaldarius subsp. acidocaldarius Tc-4-1 genomic stretch:
- a CDS encoding aminotransferase class I/II-fold pyridoxal phosphate-dependent enzyme: protein MKRSRELGSVETPILDCLMRHAARERASFHVPGHHGRYLPQPLSAWLGQAIKLDLTELPGLDNFHSASECIAASEKLCARHYGAYRTYYSVNGATACVMAALKGACPVPGQRVLIAGPCHMSVWRGLVYADASPVFVPTRWHAERQAFDPPSPALLEVALRRCADVRAVFVTSPTYQGLVADVRGLAEAAHRHGALLLVDEAHGAHFGLDPRLPPHSVAEGADVVIQSPHKTLPCLTQAAWVHVMRPELADAIHEALLFLHTTSPSYLLLAALDAAQAFLRSGQDLVKETLDRLQAYRAFDAGTDPMRLWIPTGSKARGAQLAKRLEDAGMFLEYWDASGALALFGFGQTEREVARFFEVYRTWREEAGEVTSDGGWAGADLYEAPAELAVRPGVIHHAPGRRVPLREAVGHIAKRPVAPYPPGVPALWPGQVVSERHAELLARLWEDGHDVVGVGADGTIEVCDA, encoded by the coding sequence GTGAAGAGGAGCAGGGAACTCGGCTCTGTCGAGACGCCCATCCTGGATTGCCTGATGCGCCATGCGGCGCGAGAGCGGGCGTCCTTTCACGTGCCGGGACATCACGGCAGATATCTGCCCCAGCCGCTATCGGCGTGGTTGGGACAGGCCATCAAGCTCGATCTGACGGAGCTCCCGGGGCTCGACAACTTCCACAGTGCGAGCGAGTGCATTGCCGCATCTGAGAAACTTTGTGCGCGCCATTACGGCGCTTACCGAACCTATTACTCTGTCAACGGCGCTACAGCGTGTGTCATGGCGGCGCTCAAGGGCGCGTGTCCGGTGCCCGGCCAGCGCGTCCTCATCGCAGGCCCGTGCCACATGAGCGTCTGGCGGGGGCTGGTGTATGCGGACGCATCCCCCGTCTTTGTGCCAACTCGTTGGCATGCGGAGCGGCAGGCGTTCGATCCGCCCTCGCCCGCTTTGCTCGAGGTGGCGCTCCGCAGGTGTGCAGACGTGCGGGCCGTCTTCGTGACGAGTCCCACGTATCAGGGTTTGGTGGCGGATGTACGCGGGCTTGCCGAAGCCGCGCACCGCCACGGCGCGCTCCTTCTCGTGGACGAGGCGCATGGCGCGCATTTCGGGCTCGATCCGCGCCTGCCTCCTCACAGCGTAGCGGAGGGAGCGGACGTGGTCATCCAGAGTCCGCACAAGACGCTGCCTTGCCTGACCCAGGCCGCGTGGGTGCACGTGATGCGCCCGGAACTCGCGGACGCGATTCACGAGGCGCTTCTCTTTCTCCACACTACCAGTCCGTCCTACTTGCTCTTGGCCGCTCTCGATGCCGCGCAAGCTTTTCTGCGATCCGGCCAAGACCTGGTCAAGGAGACGCTGGATCGGCTGCAGGCGTACCGCGCGTTTGACGCCGGTACCGATCCGATGCGGCTCTGGATTCCGACGGGTTCCAAGGCGCGGGGCGCCCAACTCGCCAAGCGGCTCGAAGACGCGGGCATGTTCCTGGAATACTGGGACGCTTCGGGCGCACTGGCGCTGTTTGGCTTTGGACAGACGGAGCGAGAGGTGGCCCGCTTCTTTGAGGTGTATCGGACTTGGCGCGAGGAGGCGGGGGAAGTGACAAGTGACGGCGGGTGGGCGGGCGCCGACCTCTACGAGGCGCCCGCGGAACTCGCTGTGCGCCCGGGTGTGATTCACCACGCGCCAGGGCGGCGCGTGCCGCTGCGCGAGGCCGTGGGGCACATCGCCAAGCGGCCCGTCGCACCGTACCCTCCGGGCGTGCCGGCCCTCTGGCCCGGACAGGTCGTCTCCGAACGACACGCCGAGCTTCTGGCGCGGCTGTGGGAGGACGGCCACGACGTGGTGGGCGTGGGGGCAGACGGAACGATTGAGGTGTGCGATGCGTAA
- the tmk gene encoding dTMP kinase produces MRKGLLITFEGIDGAGKTTQLLRLASWLEAQGLPVVVTREPGGTRIGDAVRAILLDPRHQEMAPRTEALLYAASRAQHVEELIRPALARGEIVLCDRFVDASIAYQGAGLGLGEAWVEALNEYALGGLRPDLTLWFHLDWATARLRLRARAEGAGLDRIERRDEAFFERVADAFERLWRAAPEMRKRIDASRSPDDIEQEIRALVWNLIQQHL; encoded by the coding sequence ATGCGTAAGGGGCTCCTCATCACGTTTGAAGGCATCGACGGCGCAGGAAAGACGACTCAACTTCTCCGGCTCGCATCCTGGCTGGAGGCGCAAGGGCTCCCCGTGGTAGTCACCCGGGAGCCGGGTGGCACGCGCATTGGCGACGCGGTCCGCGCCATTTTGCTCGATCCGCGCCATCAGGAGATGGCGCCGCGGACGGAAGCGCTCCTGTACGCCGCTTCCCGGGCGCAGCACGTCGAGGAGCTTATCAGGCCCGCCCTGGCGCGGGGCGAAATCGTCCTGTGCGACCGGTTCGTGGACGCGTCCATCGCCTACCAGGGCGCAGGGCTCGGCCTCGGAGAGGCTTGGGTCGAGGCGCTGAACGAGTACGCCCTTGGCGGCCTGCGCCCAGATTTGACGCTTTGGTTCCATCTCGATTGGGCAACGGCGCGATTGCGCCTTCGGGCCCGCGCGGAGGGTGCTGGACTCGACCGGATCGAGCGCCGGGACGAGGCGTTTTTCGAGCGCGTGGCGGACGCGTTCGAGCGGCTGTGGCGTGCGGCGCCGGAGATGCGCAAGCGGATCGACGCGTCGAGATCGCCGGACGACATCGAGCAGGAGATCCGGGCGCTGGTATGGAATCTCATCCAACAACACTTGTAG
- a CDS encoding cyclic-di-AMP receptor — protein sequence MKLVIAVVQDKDSNKLAQNLVKEDIRATKLASTGGFLHAGNTTFLIGVEDHLVDRVMQIIQRSCKAREQVVAPMSPMGASMESYIPYPVNVQVGGATVFVLDIERFEQF from the coding sequence ATGAAGCTCGTGATCGCCGTGGTTCAGGATAAAGACAGCAACAAGCTGGCGCAGAACCTCGTCAAGGAGGATATCCGCGCGACGAAGCTGGCGTCCACCGGCGGCTTTTTGCACGCGGGCAACACGACGTTTCTCATCGGCGTGGAAGACCATCTGGTGGACCGCGTGATGCAGATCATTCAGCGGTCCTGCAAGGCGCGCGAGCAGGTGGTGGCTCCCATGTCGCCGATGGGGGCGAGCATGGAGTCGTACATTCCCTATCCGGTCAATGTCCAGGTGGGCGGCGCGACGGTGTTCGTGCTCGACATCGAGCGGTTCGAGCAGTTCTAA